The following coding sequences are from one Halosolutus amylolyticus window:
- a CDS encoding DUF7546 family protein, with the protein MSSLGTVTRRLPRPSPMSTVVWAGILLFETLLLLTYVSARNAQLGLFHVYPFVWLNLSGWVLWHTSVPSGSDRQKFVAGAIAVGYFALLGYFGGLYDLFPLAGHPEAHAPHLLGLDYTIVMPPGYGPALFYTTHLVQLALSPYLLVGYVTLAYLVYVTVLDASNAAASGILGLFACISCSWPILASLVGGSGATGALATTVYAQAYALSTIAFAVTVALLYWRPFE; encoded by the coding sequence GGCATCCTGCTTTTCGAGACGCTGTTGCTCCTCACCTACGTGAGTGCGAGAAACGCTCAACTGGGACTCTTTCACGTCTACCCGTTCGTCTGGCTCAACCTCAGCGGCTGGGTCCTCTGGCATACGTCCGTCCCGTCCGGAAGCGACCGTCAGAAGTTCGTCGCGGGTGCGATCGCCGTCGGCTACTTCGCCCTGCTCGGCTACTTCGGCGGCCTGTACGACCTGTTCCCGCTCGCCGGCCATCCCGAGGCCCACGCCCCGCACCTCCTGGGACTCGACTACACGATCGTCATGCCGCCCGGGTACGGCCCGGCGCTGTTCTATACGACCCACCTGGTGCAACTCGCGCTCTCCCCGTACCTCCTGGTCGGTTACGTCACGCTCGCGTACCTCGTCTACGTCACCGTGCTGGACGCGTCCAACGCCGCGGCGTCCGGAATCCTCGGGCTCTTCGCCTGTATCAGCTGTTCGTGGCCGATCCTCGCCTCGCTCGTCGGCGGTTCCGGGGCCACCGGTGCGCTCGCGACGACCGTCTACGCGCAGGCGTACGCGCTCTCGACGATCGCGTTCGCCGTGACGGTCGCGCTCCTGTACTGGCGACCGTTCGAGTGA